TAAATCATTGTAATCATTAAGAAAAGGAGTCAGAAGTGAATCGTCGTCCGAGTACCGTCCAAATCGCTCCCGTGATGAGCAACCCGGTCGGGCAGGTCACCCCCGTTGCCAGCGCCCGACCGTTCGTCCAGAGCACGCAGGCCGATGCCGCCGCGCCAGCGCGCAGCGATCTCTACCGCAGCAGCTACGTGGGCAAGAGCTATCTGCGCCGCTCGCGCCGCAGCACCTCCGCCAGCCAGTCGATGTTCCGCATCAGCTGAACCGGATCACGCACCACCCGCACCAGCACTGAAGGCGCAGCCGCCCGGGGCACCAGCCGACCCCGGGACTGCGCGTGATGGCAGTGCCCGCCGGGCTCCGCTATCGTGACGGCATGACCAACATGCCTGTCGATCCGCCGGCCGGGACCCCGGAGGCGGCGCATCCAGCTCCGCCCCTGTTCCGTCGCACCACGACCGTGAACCATCTCAACGCGCTCTCGCGGGGTACCGCGATCGAGGCGCTGGGCATCGTCTTCACCGAAATCGGCGACCGCCACCTGCGGGCGACCATGCCGGTCGACGCACGCACGCTGCAGCCCTACGGCCTGCTCCACGGCGGGTCCTCCGTACTGCTGGCGGAAACGCTGGGCAGCAGCGCGGGAAACCTGTGCGTCGAGGAGGACCGCGTCTGCGTCGGGCTGGAGATCAACGCCAACCACCTGCGCGCCGTGCGCGACGGGACGGTGACCGGTACCGCCACCGCGCTGCATGTGGGCGGTCGCACCCAGGTCTGGGAAATCCGCATCGAGGACGATCGCGGCCGTCTGGCCTGCATCTCCCGCCTTACCCTGGCCGTCGTCGCGCGCTCCAGCGACTAGCAGCCCAAGCGGCGGCTGCGTCTCGGAGGCGGCTGTCGTTGCGCCCGGCGCATGGCGCGCGCCGCCTTCCGGTGTGAACCACGCGCTCGCCACGCCTCTCGCGCCTGCCGCGCGGCCGGTCGGCGCTGTATCGTTCGCGGTCATGAATGCGCCACAGCCCACCATTCCCCTTCCGGCCCGCGCCTCGCCGCTGACGCGCACCTTCCGCTACCTGTACCGGGTGCCGATGCTGTTGTGGCACCTGCTGGTCAACCTGCCGGTGGTACTGGTGCTGATCAGCCCGCTGCTGGGTGGTATCCGGTTGGGCGATGAGCGCATGGACCACCGCATGATCCGGCTGTGGTCGGCCGGGCTGATGCGCGTGTTCCGGTTCCGCCTGCGCCGCATCGGTTCGCCGCTGTCCGGCGGCACCATGTTCGTCGCCAACCACGTCAGCTGGATCGACATCGCCGCGCTGCACAGCCAGCAGATGATGGGCATGGTGGCCAAGCGCGAGATCCGCAGCTGGCCGGTGGTGGGCTGGCTCGCCAGCCGGGCGCAGACGATCTTCCACTCCCGCGGCAGCACCGAATCGATGGGCGGCGTGCTGCAGGAAATGCTCGCGCGGCTGCGCGATGGCCGCTCGGTGGGCGTGTTTCCCGAGGGTGGCACGCGCGGCGGAGGCGAGGTCGGCCCCTTCCATGCGCGCATCTTCCTGGCCGCGGTGGAGGCCGGCGCGCAGATCCAGCCGGTGGCGCTGCGCTACGGCGAGGGCGGCAGCGCGCAGCGCATCGTGGCCTTCGCGCCGCGCGAGCGCTTCGTCGGCAACTTCTTCCGCCTGCTCGGCGAACCGCCGCGGGTGGCGGAGATC
This genomic interval from Lysobacter ciconiae contains the following:
- a CDS encoding hotdog fold thioesterase, with product MTNMPVDPPAGTPEAAHPAPPLFRRTTTVNHLNALSRGTAIEALGIVFTEIGDRHLRATMPVDARTLQPYGLLHGGSSVLLAETLGSSAGNLCVEEDRVCVGLEINANHLRAVRDGTVTGTATALHVGGRTQVWEIRIEDDRGRLACISRLTLAVVARSSD
- a CDS encoding lysophospholipid acyltransferase family protein is translated as MNAPQPTIPLPARASPLTRTFRYLYRVPMLLWHLLVNLPVVLVLISPLLGGIRLGDERMDHRMIRLWSAGLMRVFRFRLRRIGSPLSGGTMFVANHVSWIDIAALHSQQMMGMVAKREIRSWPVVGWLASRAQTIFHSRGSTESMGGVLQEMLARLRDGRSVGVFPEGGTRGGGEVGPFHARIFLAAVEAGAQIQPVALRYGEGGSAQRIVAFAPRERFVGNFFRLLGEPPRVAEIHFLEPILPTQVEGRRRIADTARGRILEAMNS